Proteins co-encoded in one Nothobranchius furzeri strain GRZ-AD chromosome 4, NfurGRZ-RIMD1, whole genome shotgun sequence genomic window:
- the trhr2 gene encoding thyrotropin releasing hormone receptor 2, translating into MTNNLSSRSDAPTNISLSPSVAVSDSLEYKTVSVFLVLLVCGVGIVGNIMVVVVVLTTRHMRTPTNCYLVSLAIADLTVLVAAGLPNVSDSLTGTWIYGHAGCLGITYLQYLGINVSSCSITAFTVERYIAICHPMKAQTVCTVSRAKRIIAGVWIFTCIYCMLWFFLVDIQADQDGHTQCGYKVKRDLYLPIYLIDFAFFYVIPLLLAIVLYALIARVLYLSPLPTDTSATTLRRSGQDPSEAARTGRQGRPRSAVSSRKQVTKMLAVVVIIFALLWMPYRTLVLINSFVSTPYLDAWFILFCRTCIYANSAINPVIYNAMSQKFRSAFRGLYSCQRTELNQRTLSGFGTIRDPRPAQQQSNGTDEKERRHILGSSSDLTKHNGNGHQERVTVNGVTADRRTDIGSADVSTRGGPGETVLARDEDSGRSKRNNSADGGNDLQEAV; encoded by the exons ATGACCAACAACCTGAGCTCCAGGAGCGACGCCCCCACCAACATCTCCCTGAGCCCCAGCGTCGCTGTCTCCGACTCTCTGGAGTACAAGACGGTGTCGGTATTCCTGGTCCTGCTGGTCTGTGGCGTCGGGATTGTGGGGAACATCATGGTTGTCGTGGTGGTCCTCACCACCCGCCACATGAGGACTCCCACCAACTGTTACCTGGTGAGCCTAGCCATAGCCGACCTGACAGTTCTGGTGGCGGCGGGGCTCCCCAACGTATCCGACAGCCTGACAGGGACCTGGATTTATGGACACGCCGGGTGTCTGGGCATCACCTACCTGCAGTACCTGGGAATCAACGTGTCTTCATGCTCTATCACGGCTTTCACCGTGGAGAG GTACATCGCTATCTGCCATCCCATGAAGGCCCAGACCGTGTGCACGGTGTCCCGCGCCAAGCGAATCATCGCCGGCGTTTGGATCTTTACCTGCATCTACTGCATGCTGTGGTTCTTCCTGGTGGATATTCAG GCGGACCAGGATGGACACACGCAGTGTGGATACAAGGTGAAGCGAGATCTCTACCTACCCATCTACCTCATCGACTTCGCCTTCTTTTACGTCATCCCACTGCTGCTCGCCATTGTGCTCTACGCCCTGATAGCACGCGTCCTCTACCTCAG CCCTCTGCCCACCGACACCAGCGCCACCACGCTACGCAGGAGCGGCCAGGACCCCTCAGAGGCGGCTAGGACAGGTCGCCAAGGTCGACCCAGGAGCGCCGTCTCCTCCAGGAAACAG GTGACGAAGATGCTCGCCGTGGTGGTGATCATCTTCGCCCTGTTGTGGATGCCCTATCGGACTTTGGTTCTGATCAACTCCTTTGTGTCAACACCCTACCTGGATGCCTGGTTCATTCTGTTTTGTCGGACTTGCATCTACGCCAACAGCGCCATCAACCCGGTGATTTACAACGCCATGTCCCAGAAGTTCCGCTCAGCGTTCCGCGGCCTCTACAGCTGCCAGCGGACGGAGCTGAATCAGCGGACGCTGTCCGGCTTTGGTACCATCCGAGACCCACGACCCGCCCAGCAGCAGAGCAACGGGACAGATGAGAAGGAAAGAAGACACATCTTGGGAAGTTCCTCTGACCTGACAAAGCACAATGGCAACGGACATCAGGAGAGGGTGACGGTTAACGGTGTGACCGCTGACCGTCGTACCGACATCGGGTCTGCAGATGTCAGCACCAGAGGAGGTCCAGGTGAGACGGTGTTGGCTCGGGATGAGGACTCAGGTCGGTCCAAGAGGAATAACTCTGCAGATGGAGGAAATGATTTGCAGGAAGCAGTGTGA